The following coding sequences are from one Salvia hispanica cultivar TCC Black 2014 chromosome 3, UniMelb_Shisp_WGS_1.0, whole genome shotgun sequence window:
- the LOC125209601 gene encoding potassium channel AKT1-like, producing MILNEYDLFNLIRLCHLKRILDVFNKWENDIRLNYNWLRCAKFASVGIYAINCVACLFYVLAAYNNDPINTWIGQAMPVGVDFRQLSLWSRYILCMYWSTTTFSTAGYGDLHPVNSKGMMACTIYMLLIFAASSYVIGNITQLMIDLTMNRKSHGELVQAAMSFSQRNQLPSHLEEQMISQLTLNYRTNLEGLQQKMILDSLPNAIRTSISHHLFHSVINKAYLFEVVLEGFLFPLVREMSAKYFSPNKDVILQNDAPTDFYIIVTCAVDLLVMRNEAQVVMGEARKGEHVGVIGVVCFKPQLFTMRTKRLTQLLRMDRTKFLNIVKDHVVDGETIVKNFTEHLNYRGMKQLLEGMSIDDLISAGVGHLTTASQTKDKTPSRDDVILSSRMSAGVSVIGKASSSVVVAPSSRSRSWPPAWSREMLL from the coding sequence ATGATTCTCAATGAATACGACTTATTCAATTTGATTCGTCTGTGCCATCTCAAGCGAATTTTGGATGTGTTTAACAAATGGGAGAATGATATCAGATTGAATTACAATTGGTTGAGGTGTGCCAAGTTTGCATCAGTAGGCATTTATGCAATTAATTGTGTTGCATGTCTCTTCTATGTGCTTGCTGCATACAATAATGATCCAATCAACACTTGGATTGGTCAAGCCATGCCTGTAGGAGTCGATTTTCGCCAACTTAGCCTTTGGTCTCGATATATTTTGTGCATGTATTGGTCCACCACAACATTCTCCACTGCTGGCTATGGGGATTTGCATCCCGTGAATTCAAAGGGGATGATGGCGTgcactatatatatgttgttgaTCTTCGCAGCCTCGTCATATGTGATTGGTAATATTACACAACTGATGATCGATCTTACTATGAACAGAAAAAGCCATGGAGAATTGGTTCAAGCTGCCATGAGTTTTTCACAAAGGAACCAGCTGCCTTCTCATCTAGAAGAGCAAATGATATCACAGCTAACTTTAAACTATAGGACCAACTTGGAGGGGctacaacaaaaaatgatactcgATTCACTTCCTAATGCCATCCGGACGAGTATCTCACACCATCTCTTCCACTCGGTGATTAACAAGGCTTACTTGTTTGAAGTAGTGTTGGAAGGGTTTCTCTTCCCGTTGGTCCGTGAGATGAGTGCGAAGTATTTCAGTCCCAACAAAGATGTGATCTTGCAAAACGATGCGCCGACCgacttttatattattgttacaTGTGCAGTGGATCTATTGGTTATGAGAAATGAAGCTCAAGTGGTTATGGGGGAGGCACGAAAGGGTGAGCATGTTGGTGTGATTGGTGTGGTTTGTTTTAAGCCACAATTGTTCACGATGAGAACAAAAAGGCTAACTCAACTACTAAGGATGGACCGAACCAAATTTCTCAATATTGTTAAAGACCATGTTGTAGATGGGGAAACAATTGTGAAAAATTTTACTGAGCATTTGAATTACCGGGGAATGAAGCAACTTCTTGAGGGTATGTCAATAGATGACTTGATTTCAGCTGGAGTAGGGCATTTGACAACGGCATCACAGACAAAGGATAAGACGCCATCAAGGGACGATGTGATTCTCTCCTCAAGGATGTCTGCTGGGGTCTCCGTGATAGGAAAGGCTAGCTCCTCGGTAGTGGTTGCCCCTTCATCACGGTCACGGTCATGGCCACCTGCCTGGAGCAGGGAGATGCTGCTGTGA
- the LOC125215626 gene encoding CASP-like protein 2B1 isoform X1: MSYLGVGVSPGNVPVYTNLKVIEKRVRVAELVLRFMVCAFAVVSALLVGTDSQVKEILGIRKKAKFTDVKALVFMVIVSGLAAAYSLAQVVRCVLSVMRGGLLLNKPLAWAIFSGDQVMAYLGVSAVAAAAQSGALAKLGQPELQWMKVCNMYAKFCNQIGEGIGAALLLTLSMIFLSALSAFSLFRLYGLNKPKK; encoded by the exons ATGAGTTATCTCGGCGTGGGTGTGAGTCCTGGCAATGTGCCAGTGTATACCAATTTAAAGGTGATTGAGAAGAGAGTGAGGGTTGCTGAATTAGTATTGAGGTTTATGGTCTGTGCTTTCGCAGTTGTTTCGGCTCTTCTTGTTGGAACTGACTCACAAGTTAAAGAGATCTTGGGTATTAGGAAGAAAGCCAAGTTTACAGATGTGAAAGCCCTTGT TTTCATGGTGATAGTTAGTGGTTTAGCTGCAGCATATTCACTAGCCCAAGTTGTTAGGTGTGTTTTGAGTGTGATGAGAGGGGGTTTGCTTCTCAACAAGCCCTTGGCTTGGGCCATTTTCTCCGGTGATCAA GTGATGGCTTATTTGGGGGTGTCTGCGGTGGCAGCGGCTGCGCAATCAGGGGCGCTGGCGAAGTTGGGGCAGCCGGAGCTTCAATGGATGAAAGTATGCAACATGTATGCCAAATTTTGCAACCAAATAGGTGAGGGAATTGGTGCTGCTCTGCTGCTCACCCTCTCTATGATATTCCTCTCCGCTCTTTCGGCTTTCAGTCTCTTCCGTTTGTATGGCCTCAATAAACCAAAGAAATAG
- the LOC125215626 gene encoding CASP-like protein 2B1 isoform X2: MVIVSGLAAAYSLAQVVRCVLSVMRGGLLLNKPLAWAIFSGDQVMAYLGVSAVAAAAQSGALAKLGQPELQWMKVCNMYAKFCNQIGEGIGAALLLTLSMIFLSALSAFSLFRLYGLNKPKK; encoded by the exons ATGGTGATAGTTAGTGGTTTAGCTGCAGCATATTCACTAGCCCAAGTTGTTAGGTGTGTTTTGAGTGTGATGAGAGGGGGTTTGCTTCTCAACAAGCCCTTGGCTTGGGCCATTTTCTCCGGTGATCAA GTGATGGCTTATTTGGGGGTGTCTGCGGTGGCAGCGGCTGCGCAATCAGGGGCGCTGGCGAAGTTGGGGCAGCCGGAGCTTCAATGGATGAAAGTATGCAACATGTATGCCAAATTTTGCAACCAAATAGGTGAGGGAATTGGTGCTGCTCTGCTGCTCACCCTCTCTATGATATTCCTCTCCGCTCTTTCGGCTTTCAGTCTCTTCCGTTTGTATGGCCTCAATAAACCAAAGAAATAG
- the LOC125212052 gene encoding uncharacterized protein LOC125212052: protein MSMHGKTDSEVTSLAPSSPNRAVYYVQSPSRDSHDGEKTTNSFHSTPILSPMGSPGRQSRDSSSTRYSGSLKPGSQKSSNGSRRHHHHHHHRKADEKQWKEFDAIEEEGLLDDDSGRRGVPRRCYFPVFVLGFLVLFSFFALILWGASRNQKPRVTMKSILFEDFMINAGSDASGVSTEMVTMNSTVKLVFRNKGTFFGVHVTSSPLDLTFSQLPIATGAIKKFYQSRSSQRTVSVMVKGTSIPLYGGGADLGSKEGKPLMPVPLAMNFTVRARAYILGHLVKPKFYKRVQCAVVLDPKKMNVAISLKNSCTYN, encoded by the exons ATGTCAATGCATGGGAAGACCGATTCGGAGGTGACGAGCCTGGCCCCGTCGTCTCCGAATCGGGCCGTGTACTACGTGCAGAGTCCCTCGCGGGACTCTCACGACGGCGAGAAGACGACGAATTCGTTCCACTCGACGCCGATCCTGAGCCCCATGGGGTCCCCGGGACGCCAGTCGAGGGACTCGTCCTCGACCCGCTACTCGGGCTCCCTGAAGCCCGGGTCGCAGAAGTCGAGCAACGGGTCCCGgcgccaccaccaccaccaccaccaccgcaaGGCGGACGAGAAGCAGTGGAAGGAGTTCGACGCCATCGAGGAGGAGGGCCTCCTCGACGACGACTCCGGCCGCCGCGGGGTGCCGCGCCGGTGCTATTTCCCGGTGTTCGTGCTCGGATTCTTGGTGCTGTTTTCGTTTTTCGCTTTGATCCTTTGGGGCGCCAGCAGGAATCAGAAACCTAGAGTCACCATGAAG AGTATATTGTTCGAGGACTTCATGATCAATGCAGGATCCGACGCATCAGGTGTGAGTACCGAAATGGTAACGATGAATTCAACAGTGAAACTCGTGTTTCGTAACAAAGGAACATTTTTTGGAGTGCACGTCACGTCTTCGCCGTTGGACCTTACCTTCTCTCAACTTCCTATTGCCACTGGAGCC ATAAAAAAGTTTTACCAATCAAGAAGTAGTCAAAGGACAGTGAGTGTAATGGTGAAAGGAACTAGCATTCCTTTGTACGGAGGTGGTGCGGATTTGGGCAGCAAAGAAGGGAAACCGCTCATGCCAGTTCCACTTGCTATGAATTTCACTGTTCGGGCCCGGGCTTACATTTTGGGCCATTTAGTGAAGCCCAAATTCTACAAACGAGTCCAATGCGCTGTCGTTTTGGACCCAAAGAAAATGAACGTCGCCATCTCTCTGAAGAATTCATGCACTTACAATTAA
- the LOC125214724 gene encoding nucleolar protein 56-like: protein MTLYLLYESASGYGLFSADGIDEIGQNTEAVRTSVVDLNRFGKVVKLAAFTPYDSALDALNQCNAISEGQMTDELRNFLELTLPKVKEGKKPKFSLGVAEPKLGSHISEVTKIPCQSNEFVLELIRGIRLHFDRFIENLKPGDLEKAQLGLGHSYSRAKVKFNVNRVDNMVIQAIFLLDTLDKDINSFSMRVREWYSWHFPELVKIVNDNYLYAKVAKYVDDKAQLSEDKLSGLTDIVGDEDKAKEIIEAAKASMGQDLSPIDLINVKQFAQRVMDLAEYRKKLYDYLVSKMSDIAPNLAALIGEVVGARLISHAGSLTNLAKCPSSTLQILGAEKALFRALKTHGNTPKYGLIFHSSFIGRASAKNKGRMARYLANKCSIASRLDCFLETSTTAFGEKLREQVEERLDFYDKGVAPRKNIDVMKSVIDTVESKEEDEPMADANGNSHEEPKSEKKKKKKEKRKQQDDEDQEMADVNGGEVEDGTAKKKKKKKSKDKDSEDTPAPTEGKKKKSRT, encoded by the exons ATGACTCTCTACTTGCTATACGAGTCTGCGTCGGGATACGGCCTCTTCTCAGCTGATGGAATCGATGAAATTGGCCAGAACACGGAGGCTGTCAGGACCTCCGTCGTCGACCTCAACCGTTTTGGTAAAGTGGTAAAGCTCGCCGCCTTTACCCCCTACGATTCCGCGCTTGATGCGCTCAACCAATGCAACGCTATTTCTGAAG gTCAAATGACTGATGAGCTGAGGAACTTTTTGGAGCTAACTTTACCCAAGGTCAAAGAGGGTAAGAAGCCAAAGTTTAGTTTGGGAGTGGCAGAGCCAAAACTCGGATCACATATTTCTGAAGTGACCAAAATTCCCTGCCAAAGTAATGAGTTTGTTCTTGAGCTTATTCGTGGCATTCGTTTGCATTTTGACCGCTTCATTGAAAACCTTAAG CCTGGGGATTTGGAAAAGGCTCAACTTGGTCTTGGTCACAGCTACAGCAGAGCAAAAGTGAAGTTCAATGTGAACCGTGTGGATAATATGGTTATCCAAGCTATATTTCTTCTGGATACCCTTGATAAAGATATTAATTCCTTTTCCATGAGAGTGAG AGAATGGTACTCTTGGCATTTCCCAGAGTTGGTTAAGATTGTTAATGATAACTATCTGTATGCCAAAGTTGCAAAATATGTAGATGACAAAGCACAGTTGTCTGAAGACAAATTATCTGGTCTGACTGACATAGTAGGAGATGAAGATAAAGCAAAGGAGATTATTGAAGCTGCCAAGGCATCCATGG gTCAGGATTTGTCACCTATTGATTTGATTAATGTCAAGCAATTTGCACAAAGAGTGATGGACCTTGCTGAGTATAGAAAGAAGCTTTATGACTATCTTGTTTCTAAAATGAGCGACATTGCTCCTAATCTGGCTGCATTGATTGGTGAGGTTGTTGGTGCTCGTTTGATTTCCCATGCTGGCAGTCTTACGAACTTGGCAAAGTGCCCTTCTTCTACTCTTCAGATCCTTGGTGCTGAGAAGGCTCTGTTCAG GGCATTGAAAACACATGGAAACACTCCAAAGTATGGtctcatatttcattcttCATTCATTGGCCGTGCTTCTGCTAAAAATAAAGGCCGTATGGCTCGGTATCTTGCTAACAAGTGCTCAATTGCCTCTCGTCTCGACTGTTTCTTAG AGACAAGTACTACTGCTTTTGGAGAGAAACTTCGTGAACAGGTTGAAGAACGCCTGGACTTTTATGACAAGGGTGTTGCTCCTCGTAAAAACATTGATGTCATGAAGTCTGTCATTGACACAGTTGAAAGCAAAGAAG AGGATGAGCCAATGGCCGATGCGAATGGAAATTCACATGAGGAGCCTAAAtcagaaaagaagaagaagaagaaggagaagaggAAGCAACAAGATGACGAAGACCAGGAAATGGCTGATGTGAATGGCGGTGAAGTAGAAGATGGAACTgccaaaaagaagaaaaagaagaagagcaaAGACAAGGACTCAGAAGATACCCCAGCGCCCACAGaagggaaaaagaagaagtctAGAACTTGA
- the LOC125208881 gene encoding acyl carrier protein-like isoform X3 gives MQNLRNAILSYMRVGIPVKGPFVQKGLNGRCELLRACSTAANINQDQIMDRVIGLVKKFDKIDSAKVTKDADFQKDLSLDSLDRVELVMAFEEEFCIEIPDVEADKLKSCTDVAKYVKSKVSETS, from the exons atgcaaaacttgaGGAATGCTATTTTGAGCTACATGAGAGTCGGGATCCCTGTGAAAGGGCCCTTTGTTCAAAAAGGGCTGAATGGACGTTGTGAGTTGCTGCGAGCATGCAGCACCGCTGCAAATATAAACCAGGATCAGATAATGGATCGAGTTATTGGGCTGGTGAagaaatttgacaaaattgaTTCTGCTAAG GTTACAAAAGATGCTGATTTCCAAAAGGACTTGAGCCTCGATAGCCTGGACAGAGTGGAACTCGTCATGGCTTTTGAGGAAGAGTTCTGTATCGAGATACCTGATGTGGAGGCGGATAAGCTCAAATCTTGCACGGATGTTGCTAAGTATGTTAAATCGAAAGTCTCTGAGACTTCTTAA
- the LOC125208881 gene encoding acyl carrier protein-like isoform X2 — protein sequence MQNLRNAILSYMRVGIPVKGPFVQKGLNGRCELLRACSTAANINQDQIMDRVIGLVKKFDKIDSAKVTKDADFQKDLSLDSLDRVELVMAFEEEFCIEIPDVEADKLKSCTDVAKADALCALLVKACLQGELFGR from the exons atgcaaaacttgaGGAATGCTATTTTGAGCTACATGAGAGTCGGGATCCCTGTGAAAGGGCCCTTTGTTCAAAAAGGGCTGAATGGACGTTGTGAGTTGCTGCGAGCATGCAGCACCGCTGCAAATATAAACCAGGATCAGATAATGGATCGAGTTATTGGGCTGGTGAagaaatttgacaaaattgaTTCTGCTAAG GTTACAAAAGATGCTGATTTCCAAAAGGACTTGAGCCTCGATAGCCTGGACAGAGTGGAACTCGTCATGGCTTTTGAGGAAGAGTTCTGTATCGAGATACCTGATGTGGAGGCGGATAAGCTCAAATCTTGCACGGATGTTGCTAA GGCGGATGCTTTGTGTGCTCTCTTAG TGAAAGCATGTCTGCAGGGAGAGCTCTTCGGGAGGTGA
- the LOC125208881 gene encoding acyl carrier protein 3, mitochondrial-like isoform X1, producing MQNLRNAILSYMRVGIPVKGPFVQKGLNGRCELLRACSTAANINQDQIMDRVIGLVKKFDKIDSAKVTKDADFQKDLSLDSLDRVELVMAFEEEFCIEIPDVEADKLKSCTDVANESMSAGRALREVKNFNLAYLLQIGDCMEMRGEVDYELAVAVAATSHPRSLRLPTSSAENSHRRT from the exons atgcaaaacttgaGGAATGCTATTTTGAGCTACATGAGAGTCGGGATCCCTGTGAAAGGGCCCTTTGTTCAAAAAGGGCTGAATGGACGTTGTGAGTTGCTGCGAGCATGCAGCACCGCTGCAAATATAAACCAGGATCAGATAATGGATCGAGTTATTGGGCTGGTGAagaaatttgacaaaattgaTTCTGCTAAG GTTACAAAAGATGCTGATTTCCAAAAGGACTTGAGCCTCGATAGCCTGGACAGAGTGGAACTCGTCATGGCTTTTGAGGAAGAGTTCTGTATCGAGATACCTGATGTGGAGGCGGATAAGCTCAAATCTTGCACGGATGTTGCTAA TGAAAGCATGTCTGCAGGGAGAGCTCTTCGGGAGGTGAAGAACTTTAACCTGGCATATCTTCTCCAGATTGGGGATTGCATGGAGATGAGAGGGGAGGTCGATTATGAACTGGCCGTGGCCGTTGCTGCTACCTCTCACCCACGATCTCTTCGTCTTCCCACTTCTTCCGCAGAAAACAGCCACCGTCGCACCTGA
- the LOC125217035 gene encoding nudix hydrolase 2-like produces MTTCWKMLIRPCVLRHTILSTKRGISTSHPIIISKGRLSRSRVAKFLAVRSSMSSPSTQVEQVDRLLSGRNDDHGGVIVEMTNEPLDPTVFASLLRASLSQWRQKGKRGVWIKMPIELVSLVEPAVKEGFYFHHAEPKYLMLVHWLPSTPSTLPANASHRVGIGAFVLNEKNEVLVVQEKTGGFRGTGVWKFPTGVVDEGEDICDAAVREVKEETGIESKFLEILAFRQSHKSYFDKSDLFFVCMLQPLSKEIQPQEVEIEAAQWMPFEEYAAQPFIQKHDLLKKISEICAAKKEKREYAGFSPVATTTGFSQKKSYLYINSQCLNLED; encoded by the exons ATGACTACGTGTTGGAAAATGCTCATTCGGCCTTGTGTTCTTCGTCACACAATTCTCTCCACCAAACGGGGTATCTCCACTTCACATCCAATTATCATCTCTAAAG GTAGATTGAGCAGAAGTAGAGTTGCGAAATTCTTGGCAGTGAGATCTTCAATGAGTTCACCATCTACGCAAGTTGAGCAAGTTGATAGATTATTGAGTGGCCGAAACGATGACCACGGTGGAGTGATAGTCGAAATGACGAATGAGCCCTTGGATCCCACTGTTTTTGCTTCCTTGCTCAGAGCCTCCCTTTCCCAATGGCGCCAGAAG GGAAAGAGGGGTGTGTGGATTAAAATGCCTATAGAGCTAGTGAGTCTTGTTGAACCTGCTGTTAAG GAAGGATTCTATTTTCACCACGCAGAACCTAAGTATTTGATGCTTGTGCATTGGCTTCCTAGCACGCCCAGCACTCTACCAGCAAATGCCTCACATCGAGTGGGAATTGGTGCTTTCGTCTTGAATGAGAAGAATGAA GTGCTAGTAGTTCAGGAGAAGACTGGGGGTTTCCGCGGAACAGGTGTCTGGAAGTTCCCGACAGGAGTTGTTGATGAG GGTGAAGATATATGCGATGCTGCGGTTCGAGAAGTGAAAGAAGAAACTGGA ATCGAGTCAAAGTTCTTGGAAATACTGGCTTTCAG ACAAAGTCACAAATCTTATTTCGATAAATCGGACTTGTTCTTCGTATGCATGCTTCAACCGCTTTCTAAAGAGATCCAGCCACAAGAAGTAGAAATTGAGGCAGCCCAG TGGATGCCATTTGAAGAATATGCGGCCCAACCGTTCATCCAGAAGCACGATCTTCTTAAGAAAATATCTGAGATATGCGCGGCAAAGaaggagaagagagagtatGCTGGATTTTCACCGGTGGCGACGACAACAGGATTCTCTCAGAAGAAGAGCTATTTGTACATCAACAGCCAATGCCTCAACTTAGAGGACTAA